The Camelina sativa cultivar DH55 chromosome 16, Cs, whole genome shotgun sequence sequence ATTGGGCCTTCTGGGAACCGGTAAGGCCCAAACCCATGAGTGCAACCATAACAAGGTAGAAACGGAGACCCGACTTTGGTGATTCCCTCTGCattgtctttctctttcttcttcttctcaggcACGACGTGGACTGTTTTCTTCAGCTTACGTTTCACATCCTCTGTCACATTCTTAACATCCATCGCCCCCATGACTGTTACCGTTTCCTTCTCCTTGTCCATTTTGACCTGATACACTCCTGTTGACACATTTACTCAAATGATGTTAAGACAACGTTCTGTTTTGAGTCAAACTCAATACACAAATTAAGTTCTGTAGCAGTCAAAAATAATGGAAACCATAGGCGATAAATAACTCTGACCTTTGGTGTTACGGATAGTCTTGTAAATCCTCTTGATACAGCCATCACATGAGCAATTCAGCTTCAGTACCACTGTAGTCACAGCAACCTAAACAAGAAAGTCAAAAACAGATTATAAAGTCATAGCAAGTAATGTGAACGGCAAGATTAGCTACTTATCCAGTAGGAGCACCTAGAAGATAATGGCTAGTTGGCTACAGTACATTTCCTACAAAGGAATTGGGTTTGATCTGAGATGATGAATGTTACTTGAGCAGCAAGTAAGCCTGAGAAACATCTACCTCTTGATACTACGACCTTACTACATTCTAATCATAGTTGAATCAGCAGTTGTGGGAGACATATACAATCAATGGAGTGTAAACTTATGCAATAAATGTATCTGAAGCTGAATTTAGAGCATACCACAGTCTGAGTCTTATTATCATTAGACTTTTTCTCATCCTtctctttggtttctttctttggtttagGAGATATAAGCTCCaccttcttcttgctcttcttctgcAGTTTCTCAGCAGTCTTCACTGGATCCTCCATAAACCCAATCAGAGTCAGCTTGTTCAAAACAGGTTCTGGCCTCACTGTTTCAACTCCTGAGACAGTTAAACCAAtcagaaaaaaagttaatgagATTATTGAGCAACCAAACGATCATGAAACAAGGATCCACAAACCCATAAAACACAACAGATTCAACTCTTCACAGATCCTGCGTTAACAACATGGTAGAAACAGAGGTTTTTATGATTCTCAAATCAGATCTAAATCGCTAAAGGGTTTAACAAAACATCACAATCGATTCACAGTACTCAGAAACCATTACTAGAgaagaaataaccaaaagaagATTAAGacgaaggaaggagaagataaAACGTAATATACAGAGATCAAAATCGTcaggggtttagggtttaacaGAGAGTTCACAGTCGATTTCACGATGCTTTCAAACCAtatcagagaagaaacaaaccaaaacggTTAAAACACAGACGATTCGACTCAGATTCAGCACAACGTAACCacgaaaatccaaaaaaaattagaaatcaaactCGATTCTTGATACTGTTCCACTGTTCGATTGAAAGCAAAAAACGactgtttacaaaaaaaaacatgaagaagaatcatGGAGTACAGATTTCAATTTCTAGGGTTTATATACCTTCCAAACGACGAGCCAATCGTACGATTCGAGCGATACAACCATCACAGTGCATATCAACCTTAAGAACAACGGTGACTGgcgtgttctgtttcttctgcttcttctcctcAGCTTCAACATGATCTCTGTAACATTCACAAAACACATTCTCCATCTTCGTCTCGATCGTCTTCTACAAcaggttaaaaaaaaacgaatcaatcacacagaagaaaacaaacaaaatcggAGACGCAATttgcagagagaaaaaaaagcagagagagagagagagaacctttGATGAATCTCTGAGATTTCGAGTCTATCGAGGTTTCAACNACGAACAAAATCGGAGACGCAttgcagagaaaaaaaaataaaagcagagagagagaacctttGATGAATCTCTGAGATTTCGAGTGTATCGAGGTTTTCAACAAACAGAGTGGGAGAAGATAGAAGACGACGAAAAGTTTCAGAGACGGCTGCGTAACAGAAGGGTCTGtgtttatgtgtgtgtgtgtgtgtgagtgagaGGTTCACAGTACCGTACACTTTTGTTGTTAGTCCTTTCTCTTTTactcagctttttttttttttttttccattttcctatttttatcaaacttgCATTAAATGAGGTacattaaaatcttttttttctttaataaaaaatattgaaattaccaaaacatttttgtaattagagagattcgattttattttattttggttatgtgTGTCAGTGTGAAATATTGATACAAAACTTATATTTCTTTACAACTTAGGTGTAACAAGTTGAAAAACTGGACTAATACGTGAGTGTAGAGGTGGAAATGAGATATATTTACATAACTTGCGGCACTTATTTTAATCGTTAAGCAGATTATATAACATTATACACATTTTGAACTTGTTTTC is a genomic window containing:
- the LOC104750107 gene encoding heavy metal-associated isoprenylated plant protein 3-like, which produces MENVFCECYRDHVEAEEKKQKKQNTPVTVVLKVDMHCDGCIARIVRLARRLEGVETVRPEPVLNKLTLIGFMEDPVKTAEKLQKKSKKKVELISPKPKKETKEKDEKKSNDNKTQTVVAVTTVVLKLNCSCDGCIKRIYKTIRNTKGVYQVKMDKEKETVTVMGAMDVKNVTEDVKRKLKKTVHVVPEKKKKEKDNAEGITKVGSPFLPCYGCTHGFGPYRFPEGPMTGFFSEEDQSFCSVM